The sequence below is a genomic window from Sorangiineae bacterium MSr12523.
TACCTCGCCGCGCGCTTCGCCGGCGAATCGTGGTAGCTCGGTTCAAAGTTCCGCAATCCATTTCGTGACGAGCTCAATTCCCGATGCATCGACTTCCTCGCTCGCGATGGGCGGCATGGCCTCACGCGTGCCACGTTTGGACATGCGGTGTACGAGGCCACTCTGTTCGGCGTGCCCTGCCAAGATGCGATTCGCATAGGGAGAATGCTGCCGTCGCAAAATGGGCACGCCCACGGCGGTCTCGTAGATTTTCGTGGCATGCGGGTCGCGTTCGGCGGCTGCGCCTGAAGCAGAAGATGCCCTTGCGGGAAAGGGCGCGCAATATACCAGGTCGTTGATGAACTGTTTCCAATATGGATTGGAAACCTCGTCCCACGTGCGTCGGACGCAGCATCGGCGGCTCATCCTGAGGTGGGGAGGCATCTGGCCGCGATTTTGCTCTAAACTTGGGCCTCGATGGCCACCAAACGAAAGAAGAAGAGTGTTGCGCCGAAGCCGGTTTCGAAGAAGGGCACGGCAAAGGCAAAACCGGCGAAGAAGCCTGCAAAACGTGTCGTGGTGACGCCCAAGGCGAAAAGCAAGGCACCGCGCGCAAAGAGCACGAAAAGCACGAAAAGCGTGAAGAAGAAGAGCGTCGCACGGAAGCCGGCGGCGAAGCCCAAAGCCGTCAAGAGGCCCGCGAAGAAGGCGAAGGCAGCGCCGAAGCCGAAAGCCAAGGTCCGAGCTTCGGTGAAGAAACCGGTCGCGAAGAAGTCGGTCGCGAAGAAGCGCACGCCGCGGCGTGATGCAACCGGCCACCTCGACCCGCAGTACGCGCGTGAGCTTCGCGCCCGGAGCCGCGAGGGACAGGAGGAACCGGAAGGCCGCGCGTTCTTCAAAGAACCCCGCAATCGTGAGGAGCTTTCCGAGCGGAGCGGCGAAGAAGCCGTCCGGGCCATGACGAGCGGAGAGGACGAAAACGAGCTCTTTGCCGACAGCGATGCCTCCGATGACGGCGGCCCGTTCGTCGAGACCACGGGGCGCGAAGAGTATGCCAATGGCATCGACGAATCGAATCCGCCCGACGCCACACGCGAGCCCTTTCCCAGGGTCTGAATCGCTGGAGCGCGAGAGTGCGAATCGTCGTAAGTATCCACGACCATGGCGCAACTCTTCGAGCCGTTTACCCTTCGGTCCGTCACCTTCAAGAATCGCGTTTTCGTCTCGCCCATGTGTCAGTATTCGTGTGCGCACGACGGCCTTCCCACGCCATGGCATCACATGCACCTCGGCCGCTTCGCGGTGGGAGGTGCCGCCCTGGTGTTCACCGAAGCTGCCGCCGTTGCGCCAGCCGGCCGCATTTCACCGCACGATCTCGGCATTTGGTCCGATGCGCATGCTCGGGCGCTCGCGCCCATCGTGGCATTTCTGACCGAACAGGGCGCCGTACCGGGGATTCAGATCGCGCACGCGGGGCGTAAGGCAAGCACCGCGGTTCCATGGGAAGGCGGGCAGGGGGTGGCTCCCGAACGCGGCGGGTGGACGCCGGTTGCGCCAAGCGCGCTCGCCTTCTCACCGACGTATCCCGACCCTGCGGCGCTCGATACCAGCGGCATTGCGGCGGTCGTCGATCAATTCGTGTTGGCCGCGAAGCGCGCGGGCGACGCCGGCTTTCGCGTCGTCGAGCTGCACATGGCGC
It includes:
- a CDS encoding NADH:flavin oxidoreductase/NADH oxidase; amino-acid sequence: MAQLFEPFTLRSVTFKNRVFVSPMCQYSCAHDGLPTPWHHMHLGRFAVGGAALVFTEAAAVAPAGRISPHDLGIWSDAHARALAPIVAFLTEQGAVPGIQIAHAGRKASTAVPWEGGQGVAPERGGWTPVAPSALAFSPTYPDPAALDTSGIAAVVDQFVLAAKRAGDAGFRVVELHMAHGYLMHEFLSPLSNRRTDAWGGDFEGRARLPLEVAAAVRDAWPSHLPLFARISATEWAAGGWDLPESIRFAACLRERGVDLVDCSSGGGVPDAKIPEKPGYQVPFARAIREEARVATGAVGLITEPAQANDVVQSGSADAVLLARAMLNDPNWALHAAHALGVDVPWPPQYRRAKPRA